The Mesoaciditoga lauensis cd-1655R = DSM 25116 genome includes a region encoding these proteins:
- a CDS encoding glycoside hydrolase family 2 protein: MIINLNGQWDVEDNENEFHFIGNVPGTVQGDLVDLGILPHPYVGTNEKLFERLESKSWTYVRTFKMDEIADNFKYKLVFKGVDTLSNVYLNDRYLGKTKDMFLEYRFDVSNILKKGENLLKVVINSPVNVPRTLERNNGRLASTHEESSRPYIRKAQYSYGWDWGARVAASGIWRDVYIEAYPDARLKGCTAYLEDLNGAVKVSGYVEEVNEEQISSYSVEIFMDDEKIGRFPVFKDASGFHFDGNVVKENVELWFPVGMGKSVLHDFKFDLLKDGKVISSQGKKIGLRTVKIVKENDGEGETFIFEINGKRMFARGADWIPADNVLSWLKKADYDELISLALNANMNMLRVWGGGIFEDDEFYTKCDELGILVWQDFMFACAEYPDHLEWFRKLADQEVRENVINLRYHPSIVLWCGNNENNWGFDEWEHFTHKINGEFLGNRLYLQDFPKICADEDPSRPYWPSSPFGGSKPNAQDAGDVHVWNVWSMWADYGEYLNNNGKFVSEFGFQAAPDPKTIDFFAKDEDKNIFSDVMLSHNKQVEGQERIMKFIHNHFGLVNDFDSIVYLSQINQGEAIKTGVEHWRKRKYRTAGTLYWQFNDSWPVFSWSALDYFKRPKALYYYTKRFYSPILPMVKKNEKGMDVFIVNDLGSNNVNLEIEIWSFEKGKLFEKRYEDISIAPDSVLSLDTLEFNSEGYSNLIVYEKLTYGDKSVESHELFGTLRNVKLPDPEISYEKDGSSLKIKCENVAYGVVIRTNEDVVLSDNFFTLVPSREKIVENVKGNFEILSMYDFLKKG; this comes from the coding sequence ATGATTATAAATTTAAACGGTCAATGGGACGTAGAAGACAACGAAAATGAATTTCATTTCATAGGAAACGTTCCTGGAACGGTACAGGGAGATCTTGTCGATCTTGGCATCTTACCTCATCCTTACGTGGGAACAAATGAAAAGCTCTTTGAAAGATTGGAAAGTAAATCATGGACTTACGTGCGAACTTTCAAGATGGATGAAATAGCTGATAATTTTAAATATAAGCTTGTCTTCAAAGGTGTAGACACTCTTTCGAATGTTTACTTAAACGATCGTTATCTTGGGAAAACGAAAGATATGTTCCTGGAATACAGATTTGACGTTTCCAACATTCTAAAAAAGGGAGAGAACTTGTTAAAGGTTGTGATAAATTCTCCTGTAAATGTGCCTCGCACTCTTGAAAGAAATAATGGACGGCTTGCCAGCACGCATGAAGAAAGCTCAAGACCATATATCCGAAAGGCACAATATTCTTATGGATGGGATTGGGGAGCACGTGTTGCCGCTTCTGGAATTTGGAGAGATGTTTACATCGAGGCTTATCCTGACGCAAGGCTCAAAGGGTGTACGGCTTATCTTGAAGACCTGAACGGCGCTGTTAAAGTAAGCGGATACGTCGAAGAAGTGAATGAAGAACAGATTTCCTCTTACAGCGTTGAAATATTTATGGATGATGAGAAAATTGGGAGATTTCCGGTTTTTAAAGATGCGTCTGGGTTTCATTTCGATGGAAACGTCGTAAAAGAAAATGTCGAGCTTTGGTTTCCTGTAGGAATGGGGAAAAGCGTTCTCCATGATTTCAAGTTTGACCTTTTGAAAGACGGTAAAGTGATTTCTTCACAAGGGAAAAAAATAGGGCTCCGCACGGTAAAAATCGTTAAAGAAAACGATGGAGAAGGAGAAACGTTTATCTTTGAAATAAATGGAAAGAGGATGTTTGCCAGGGGCGCTGACTGGATTCCGGCAGATAACGTTTTAAGTTGGCTTAAAAAAGCAGATTATGATGAATTGATATCCTTAGCGCTAAATGCAAACATGAATATGCTCAGAGTATGGGGTGGAGGAATATTCGAAGATGATGAGTTTTACACAAAATGTGACGAACTGGGAATTCTTGTCTGGCAAGATTTCATGTTTGCCTGTGCCGAGTACCCAGATCACTTAGAGTGGTTCAGAAAGCTTGCCGATCAAGAGGTGCGAGAGAATGTGATAAATCTTCGCTATCATCCGAGTATAGTACTTTGGTGTGGAAATAACGAAAATAATTGGGGATTTGACGAGTGGGAACATTTCACCCACAAAATAAACGGTGAGTTTTTGGGTAATAGATTGTACTTGCAAGATTTTCCCAAAATATGTGCCGACGAAGATCCTTCACGACCATACTGGCCATCCAGTCCATTTGGAGGAAGCAAACCCAACGCGCAAGATGCCGGAGATGTTCATGTTTGGAATGTATGGTCCATGTGGGCTGATTACGGAGAGTATTTAAACAACAACGGAAAATTTGTGAGTGAATTTGGTTTTCAAGCCGCTCCTGATCCAAAGACGATAGATTTTTTTGCAAAAGACGAGGATAAGAATATCTTTAGCGACGTTATGCTTAGCCATAACAAGCAAGTTGAGGGCCAAGAAAGAATTATGAAATTCATACACAATCATTTCGGATTGGTGAATGACTTTGATTCGATCGTTTATCTTTCTCAAATCAATCAAGGTGAAGCGATAAAAACCGGCGTTGAGCATTGGAGAAAAAGAAAGTACAGAACAGCGGGAACACTTTATTGGCAGTTCAACGATTCTTGGCCGGTGTTCAGCTGGTCGGCCCTGGATTACTTTAAAAGGCCAAAGGCACTTTATTACTACACAAAAAGATTCTATTCTCCAATTCTCCCTATGGTTAAGAAAAATGAAAAAGGAATGGATGTTTTTATCGTAAATGATTTGGGATCAAATAATGTGAATTTAGAAATAGAAATATGGTCCTTTGAAAAGGGAAAGCTCTTTGAGAAAAGATACGAAGATATAAGTATCGCTCCAGATTCAGTGTTGTCTCTTGATACTCTTGAATTTAACTCAGAAGGCTATTCCAATCTCATCGTGTATGAGAAATTGACTTATGGTGATAAGAGCGTTGAGAGTCATGAGCTTTTTGGAACTTTAAGGAATGTGAAGTTACCTGATCCAGAGATATCTTATGAAAAAGACGGAAGTTCGTTGAAGATCAAATGCGAAAATGTGGCTTACGGTGTCGTGATCCGTACAAATGAAGACGTGGTACTAAGTGATAATTTTTTCACTCTTGTTCCATCAAGAGAAAAAATTGTGGAAAATGTTAAAGGAAATTTTGAAATCTTAAGCATGTATGATTTTCTGAAGAAAGGATGA